From Companilactobacillus heilongjiangensis, one genomic window encodes:
- a CDS encoding SGNH/GDSL hydrolase family protein, with amino-acid sequence MKKIFILVTMLIVLISLIDGCANKTHVSTSDKNKTEIKQVKKKELKRDQNKFMLTDLRNSKKKSLVYYALGDSLSVGLFSKNLDSNFTTLFNDYLKKGTGKEVTEVNNSSVGKTVTNFGLPNVQNLINHRPDIVTIEFGTNDSAYGVDYKNLRNFTNNLDTLVRRIKNETDAQILLMTTWSPSNGKYIDNDLIYDRKIKDIGKKYAVTVVDLSTIWKHNPKVTENDLVYSQVYHRRKDQFHPNQSGHDEIAKLLYKTVKTK; translated from the coding sequence ATGAAAAAAATTTTTATTCTTGTAACAATGCTGATTGTTCTAATTTCTTTGATTGATGGATGTGCTAATAAAACTCATGTTAGTACATCGGATAAAAATAAAACTGAGATAAAACAAGTCAAAAAGAAAGAATTAAAGCGTGATCAGAATAAGTTTATGCTTACCGATTTAAGAAACTCAAAGAAAAAAAGTTTGGTTTATTATGCTTTAGGAGATTCATTATCAGTAGGACTTTTTTCAAAAAATTTAGACAGTAATTTTACTACTTTATTTAATGATTATTTGAAAAAGGGAACAGGTAAAGAAGTAACTGAAGTAAATAATTCGTCTGTGGGAAAAACGGTCACTAATTTTGGATTACCAAATGTTCAAAATCTAATAAATCATCGACCCGATATCGTAACAATTGAATTTGGAACTAATGATTCTGCCTACGGAGTTGATTATAAAAATCTGAGAAACTTTACTAATAATTTAGATACTTTAGTTAGACGTATCAAAAATGAAACTGATGCCCAGATTTTATTAATGACCACGTGGTCGCCAAGCAATGGTAAGTATATCGATAATGATTTGATTTATGATCGAAAGATAAAAGATATTGGTAAAAAATATGCTGTAACAGTAGTTGATTTATCTACTATTTGGAAACATAATCCTAAGGTTACGGAAAATGATTTGGTATATAGTCAAGTTTATCATCGGCGGAAGGATCAATTTCATCCTAATCAATCTGGACATGATGAAATAGCTAAACTTTTATATAAAACAGTAAAAACAAAATAG
- a CDS encoding TOTE conflict system archaeo-eukaryotic primase domain-containing protein — protein sequence MERVYRDGNDSYILKMIALSAHSGEKQAVYLNQRTQQLLVEPLAEFMNRVAAPANQQFGTAEKIALYRRRFNGRQDVYAKRYYNKKAQRDVYSPATTFSNGRPNKNDYLPLTDNVLKEHLRGNIFIGIFPLLPNDVTNFLVIDIDKQNWQEIVSSLVKICNQNTLPVAIERSQSGNGAHLWFFFEHAISAASARCMGQAILKDAMAINPNISFKAFDRLFPNQDTMPSGGLGNLIAAPLQYQRMKLGRSLFVNEKFEAYADQWDFLLQIQTISDAKVKQVTEKLDSTNDFKLFELPDGTQPDLLTDKLLDATQKITAYRRNQLYILKSQLTTAQINALRYAATFKNPQYYQNQKQRRSNWETPQYISLAEQDSQYVILPRGLEDYLCGKLPKLTIHDETTTGEHLDVKFNGELRQAQLPAQASLLKHNMGVLAARTGFGKTVISASLISKRAVSTLIIVNSRVLAQQWEQRLQKFLTIKNDPFVEYTKTGRKRKKNVIGSYYSGHKKISRLVDVATVQALSHLGDDLSEFMSHYGMVIFDEVHHLAAVTNELVMKQVTAKYIYGLSATPYRQDSLDPIIFMRAGNIAYQTAKVDEKNLLTTKRSLVLRMTNFGMLNNETMANNTLQENYESILNDQDRNQLIVDDICNNFKLGRHQLVLTRRLEQIDILANLIPSKLKIPVFELSGRQKAKVNQNIIAELVKFKKPYVLLATGNYIGEGFDIGSIDTLLLAMPISWKGSTEQYLGRLNRDLGQKSELQVFDYVDLFVPMLARMYQKRLRTYKELQYQISANDSKSVVKVMSDVTGYKQLMMELTTNKPEIVIGVAYLTSSILKLVKKLPPADIVIVTLPADKQEKLGLFNQLLDMKITVKYSRQVLNTVLINDKIVWYDYDQLLNNANIGASLRFNSSALANKFKDLFFKMPPLLNNADD from the coding sequence ATGGAGCGAGTATATCGTGATGGTAACGATAGCTATATTTTAAAAATGATTGCTCTGTCAGCACATTCGGGTGAAAAACAAGCAGTTTATTTAAACCAACGTACACAACAATTATTAGTTGAACCGTTAGCTGAATTTATGAATCGGGTTGCTGCACCAGCTAATCAACAATTTGGTACTGCTGAAAAAATTGCTCTTTATCGTCGTCGCTTTAATGGACGTCAAGATGTTTATGCTAAACGATATTACAATAAGAAAGCACAACGAGATGTGTATAGTCCGGCAACAACTTTTTCTAATGGTCGCCCTAACAAAAATGATTATTTGCCGCTAACTGATAATGTCCTAAAGGAGCATCTCAGAGGAAATATCTTTATTGGAATTTTCCCATTATTACCTAATGATGTGACAAATTTTCTTGTCATTGATATTGATAAACAAAATTGGCAAGAAATTGTTTCTTCGCTAGTTAAAATCTGTAATCAAAATACCTTACCTGTTGCCATTGAGCGTTCTCAATCAGGTAATGGGGCACATCTGTGGTTCTTTTTTGAACATGCGATTTCTGCAGCATCAGCGCGCTGTATGGGACAGGCTATTTTAAAAGATGCGATGGCTATTAATCCTAATATTTCGTTTAAGGCATTTGATCGTCTATTTCCAAATCAGGATACGATGCCGTCCGGAGGGCTTGGTAATTTGATTGCCGCCCCGTTACAATATCAGAGGATGAAGTTGGGTCGCAGTCTATTTGTAAACGAAAAATTTGAGGCATATGCAGATCAATGGGATTTTTTGTTACAAATACAGACTATTAGTGATGCCAAAGTCAAACAGGTTACAGAAAAATTGGACTCTACTAATGACTTCAAATTATTTGAACTGCCAGATGGAACACAGCCTGATTTGCTTACTGATAAATTATTGGATGCTACACAAAAAATTACTGCTTATCGTCGCAACCAGTTGTATATTTTAAAATCACAGTTAACTACCGCTCAAATAAATGCTTTAAGATATGCGGCCACTTTTAAAAACCCACAATATTATCAAAATCAAAAGCAGCGTCGAAGTAATTGGGAAACCCCACAATATATCTCTCTTGCTGAGCAGGATAGTCAGTATGTGATTTTGCCAAGAGGATTGGAAGATTATTTATGTGGAAAATTGCCCAAACTAACTATCCATGATGAGACGACGACTGGAGAGCACCTAGATGTTAAATTCAATGGTGAGCTTCGACAAGCACAATTGCCAGCACAAGCATCCCTTTTGAAACATAACATGGGAGTTTTAGCAGCACGTACTGGTTTTGGCAAAACAGTAATTTCCGCCAGTTTAATATCAAAACGTGCAGTTAGTACACTAATTATTGTGAATAGTCGAGTTCTAGCTCAACAATGGGAACAACGGCTTCAAAAATTTTTAACGATTAAAAATGATCCCTTTGTTGAATATACGAAAACTGGTCGCAAACGAAAAAAGAATGTTATAGGTTCTTATTATAGTGGTCATAAAAAAATTAGTCGTTTAGTGGACGTTGCAACTGTACAAGCACTGAGCCACTTGGGGGATGATTTAAGTGAGTTTATGTCCCATTACGGAATGGTTATTTTTGATGAGGTCCATCATTTGGCTGCGGTCACGAACGAATTAGTAATGAAACAAGTTACTGCTAAATATATTTATGGACTATCAGCAACTCCTTATCGCCAAGATAGTCTTGATCCAATTATCTTCATGCGCGCTGGTAATATTGCTTATCAAACTGCCAAAGTTGATGAAAAAAATTTGCTAACAACGAAACGGTCTTTAGTTTTGCGAATGACTAATTTTGGAATGTTGAATAATGAAACTATGGCTAATAATACATTGCAAGAGAATTATGAGTCTATATTGAATGATCAGGATCGCAATCAATTGATTGTTGATGATATATGTAATAATTTTAAACTTGGTCGTCATCAGTTGGTATTAACTAGAAGATTGGAACAGATAGATATTCTAGCAAACTTAATTCCATCGAAATTAAAAATTCCAGTTTTTGAATTATCTGGCCGCCAAAAAGCCAAAGTTAATCAGAATATTATTGCTGAGTTGGTCAAATTTAAGAAACCATATGTGTTGCTAGCAACTGGAAACTATATTGGTGAAGGATTTGATATTGGAAGTATAGATACTTTACTTTTGGCTATGCCGATTTCGTGGAAGGGCAGTACGGAGCAGTATCTCGGGCGTTTGAATCGAGACTTAGGTCAAAAGAGTGAACTACAAGTTTTTGATTATGTAGATTTATTCGTACCTATGTTAGCTCGAATGTACCAAAAGCGATTACGAACGTATAAAGAATTACAATATCAAATCAGTGCTAATGATAGTAAATCGGTGGTTAAAGTAATGAGTGATGTTACTGGTTATAAGCAGCTAATGATGGAGCTCACAACTAATAAACCTGAAATAGTTATTGGAGTGGCATATCTAACTTCCTCTATTTTGAAGTTGGTTAAAAAACTACCTCCTGCTGATATTGTGATTGTGACTTTACCAGCCGATAAACAGGAAAAGTTAGGTTTATTTAATCAATTGCTTGATATGAAAATAACCGTCAAATACAGTAGACAGGTTTTAAATACTGTATTGATTAACGATAAAATCGTTTGGTATGATTATGATCAATTATTAAATAATGCCAATATAGGTGCCAGTTTACGGTTTAATAGCAGTGCTTTGGCTAATAAATTTAAAGATTTATTTTTTAAAATGCCACCATTATTGAATAATGCAGATGATTAA
- a CDS encoding metal ABC transporter permease, whose translation MTSIIEFIHALGKYDFLQSALLTAVMVGIMSGIIGSFIILRGMSLMGDAISHAVLPGVAVAYMLGINILIGASVFGVLAALLIGFVASRSKIKTDTSIGVVFSAFYALGFILISMAESSTNLHHILFGNILAVSDSDIMTTAVVLGIVILFVVTFYKELLVTSFDETYAKTYGLNVQIIHYALMLVLTLVTVSALQTVGIILVVAMLITPAATAFLWTDKLGTMLILSAIVGVISSMTGLYFSYTFNWASGPAIVIVAAMLFAISFVGSPKQNFFKLKRSVAR comes from the coding sequence ATGACATCGATTATTGAATTTATTCATGCGTTAGGAAAGTATGATTTCTTACAGAGTGCCTTGTTGACGGCTGTCATGGTCGGAATTATGTCGGGAATTATCGGAAGCTTTATCATTTTACGAGGGATGTCGTTGATGGGGGATGCCATTTCCCATGCAGTTTTACCGGGAGTGGCCGTCGCCTACATGTTAGGAATCAATATTCTGATTGGTGCCTCAGTTTTTGGCGTGCTAGCTGCATTGTTGATTGGATTCGTGGCTTCCCGCAGTAAAATCAAGACTGATACTTCGATTGGTGTCGTCTTCAGTGCCTTTTATGCCTTGGGATTTATCCTGATTTCGATGGCCGAAAGTTCGACTAATTTGCATCATATCCTTTTCGGAAATATCCTAGCTGTCAGTGATTCTGATATCATGACTACAGCAGTTGTATTAGGAATCGTCATCTTGTTTGTGGTAACTTTCTACAAGGAACTATTGGTTACATCTTTTGACGAAACATATGCCAAAACTTATGGCTTGAATGTTCAAATCATTCATTACGCTTTGATGCTAGTTTTAACGTTGGTTACAGTCTCGGCATTGCAGACGGTAGGAATTATCTTGGTTGTAGCAATGTTGATTACACCGGCCGCAACAGCCTTTCTGTGGACAGATAAATTGGGTACAATGCTAATTCTTTCAGCAATTGTTGGCGTAATTTCATCAATGACTGGTTTGTATTTCAGTTACACATTCAACTGGGCATCAGGTCCAGCAATCGTTATTGTGGCAGCGATGTTGTTTGCCATTTCATTTGTTGGTTCGCCCAAGCAAAACTTCTTTAAGTTGAAAAGGAGTGTGGCCCGATGA
- a CDS encoding zinc ribbon domain-containing protein: protein MDECRNCGAELKSGVKFCTKCGEPVDVTSVVTHQSVTDNNETMKRFKNHSMNYFKWFKESIISPSKVNYDNKYFGLVSLFINVILIGYALYVFVHQMMMSTMGLIGRLYSGGEFLLLGANLYTKLLFLPISYFAVFLLMGFACKKYLIDSKTDLFDYANQLAGFSNSIIILELILSLFLQFIVPSSFSAMTAYRSYESSFTFLMILLILIATIWLVAYILSIVVNVNQMKWDKVYVAAGTLILNNIILLFVFKMIINSFLNQFK, encoded by the coding sequence ATGGACGAATGTAGGAATTGTGGAGCAGAACTTAAATCCGGAGTAAAATTTTGTACCAAATGTGGGGAACCGGTAGATGTAACAAGTGTAGTAACGCATCAGTCAGTTACGGATAATAATGAGACCATGAAAAGATTTAAAAATCATTCCATGAATTATTTTAAATGGTTTAAAGAATCTATTATCAGTCCATCCAAAGTTAATTATGACAATAAATATTTTGGATTAGTTTCATTGTTTATTAACGTGATACTTATTGGATATGCACTTTATGTCTTTGTTCACCAGATGATGATGTCAACGATGGGTTTAATAGGGAGGTTATATTCAGGAGGTGAATTTTTATTATTAGGGGCGAACCTGTACACAAAGTTGTTATTCTTACCGATTAGTTATTTTGCAGTGTTTTTATTGATGGGCTTTGCATGTAAGAAGTACTTAATTGATAGCAAGACTGATTTGTTTGATTATGCAAATCAATTAGCAGGCTTTAGTAATTCAATTATTATATTGGAACTCATATTATCACTATTTTTACAGTTTATAGTTCCATCTAGTTTCTCTGCAATGACAGCATACAGAAGTTATGAATCATCATTTACTTTCTTAATGATTTTGTTGATTCTAATAGCTACTATTTGGTTAGTAGCTTATATTTTATCGATTGTAGTTAATGTGAATCAAATGAAATGGGATAAGGTTTATGTGGCTGCAGGTACACTTATTCTGAATAATATTATTTTGCTATTTGTTTTTAAGATGATTATTAACTCTTTTTTAAATCAATTCAAATAG
- a CDS encoding metal ABC transporter ATP-binding protein yields MLNVKNLTVAYDDTPVFSDVAVNFNAGKITGIIGPNGAGKSTLIKAILNLVKVRQGSVDYDGQSIKSVQKRIAYVEQRKDLDLTFPIDVLDLVLTGTYGKLGLFKSPGKAEKQASLDALEQVSLSKFKKRQIGNLSGGQLQRVFVARAIVQQAKIIILDEPFVGIDLQSETAIMQILKQWRDENKTIIVIHHDLNKVTKYFDDLVILNHGIVDFGPAQEVYNPKNIESAFSADLSSVLFQEKEGVQ; encoded by the coding sequence ATGCTAAATGTTAAGAACCTCACTGTCGCTTACGATGACACACCAGTATTTTCTGATGTTGCCGTTAATTTTAACGCTGGTAAAATCACTGGAATCATTGGACCGAATGGTGCAGGTAAATCAACGCTGATTAAAGCTATTTTAAATTTGGTCAAGGTACGCCAAGGAAGTGTCGACTACGATGGTCAGTCGATTAAGTCAGTTCAGAAGAGAATTGCGTACGTTGAACAACGAAAGGATTTAGATTTAACTTTTCCAATTGATGTTCTGGATTTAGTTTTGACTGGAACATATGGAAAGTTAGGGCTCTTCAAAAGTCCTGGTAAAGCCGAAAAACAGGCTAGTTTGGATGCTTTGGAACAAGTTTCATTGTCGAAATTCAAGAAACGTCAAATTGGAAATCTTTCTGGTGGACAATTACAGCGAGTTTTCGTTGCTCGAGCAATTGTTCAACAGGCGAAAATAATTATCTTGGATGAGCCATTTGTGGGAATTGATTTGCAAAGCGAGACAGCGATTATGCAAATTCTCAAGCAATGGCGAGATGAGAATAAGACGATTATTGTAATTCATCATGACTTGAACAAAGTTACTAAGTATTTTGATGATTTAGTTATTTTGAATCACGGAATCGTTGATTTTGGACCAGCTCAGGAAGTTTACAACCCTAAGAATATTGAAAGTGCCTTTAGTGCAGATCTTTCTTCGGTATTGTTTCAGGAAAAGGAAGGTGTGCAGTGA
- a CDS encoding metal ABC transporter substrate-binding protein: protein MKRFFITLVGVIAMISGVYFFLHHRDNSNLTADNEKLQVVTTNSILEDMVHNVGKDRIELYSIVKRGTDPHEYEPQPSDVSAAADADVIFHNGLNLETGGNGWFTKLVETSHKKLGREVFAASEDVEAKHLTTNKDEDDPHAWLDLANGVKYVRTITNVLKQKDPKNASFYEDNAETYIAKLEKLHQQAQSKYLQIPEKQRLLVTSEGAFKYFSEAYHITPAYIWEINTEAQGTPEQMKAVLSKIKNSDVKHLFVESSVSPKSMDKVAKESGLEIYSKLFTDSLAKKGTTGDTYYSMMKWNIDHIYNGLK from the coding sequence ATGAAACGATTTTTTATAACTTTAGTAGGTGTCATCGCAATGATCAGTGGCGTATATTTTTTCTTACATCACCGTGATAACAGCAATTTGACGGCTGATAACGAAAAACTCCAAGTTGTTACAACTAATTCAATTTTGGAAGATATGGTTCATAATGTCGGGAAAGACCGGATTGAACTGTACAGTATTGTAAAACGTGGGACTGATCCGCACGAATATGAACCACAACCAAGTGACGTTTCAGCCGCGGCCGATGCGGATGTTATTTTCCACAATGGCTTGAATCTGGAAACTGGTGGGAACGGTTGGTTTACTAAATTAGTTGAAACTTCTCATAAGAAACTTGGTCGTGAAGTATTTGCGGCGAGTGAAGATGTGGAAGCTAAACATCTGACAACTAATAAGGATGAAGATGACCCTCATGCGTGGCTAGACTTGGCTAATGGGGTCAAATACGTTCGCACGATTACGAATGTTTTGAAACAGAAGGATCCGAAGAATGCCAGTTTCTATGAAGACAATGCAGAAACTTATATTGCCAAATTGGAAAAATTACATCAACAGGCGCAATCTAAATATCTACAAATACCAGAGAAACAGCGCTTGTTAGTGACCTCAGAAGGTGCATTTAAGTATTTTTCCGAGGCTTATCACATCACTCCGGCATACATTTGGGAAATAAATACTGAAGCTCAAGGAACACCGGAACAGATGAAAGCTGTTTTGAGTAAAATTAAGAATTCTGATGTTAAACATCTTTTCGTTGAATCATCAGTTTCGCCCAAATCAATGGATAAAGTTGCCAAAGAATCGGGATTAGAGATTTATTCAAAATTGTTTACTGATTCGTTAGCTAAAAAGGGTACCACTGGCGATACGTATTATTCGATGATGAAGTGGAATATCGATCACATTTATAATGGCTTGAAATAA